In Leptospira bouyouniensis, the following proteins share a genomic window:
- the argJ gene encoding bifunctional glutamate N-acetyltransferase/amino-acid acetyltransferase ArgJ — protein MKYPLGFYSFGKNIGIKDASLDFAVIYSDVRCQAAAVFTRNNFPGAPIYVGRDHIKDGYLQAIVINSKNSNVATGEKGIQDSYQICETLANSLGIKKEDILPSSTGVIGVPLPIEKILTACSNAKENLKPGNLDEVAEAIMTTDTKKKISYRTISHEGKEGVMFGIAKGAGMIEPNMATMLSYILCDYLPESNNLNGILKHVVDQTYNCITIDSDTSTSDTVVLMCSGKLGSIPDDQFESTLNEIATELSKKIARDGEGASKLIELTVTKGRDENQVTKIGKSILNSPLVKTAIYGGDPNWGRFIMAIGKVFDEPIPYDHLEIQLGGISVKGANNETKSKLAEYLKSNEEIFITVELNTGNIQKTFWSCDFTEGYIQENAYYTT, from the coding sequence ATGAAGTATCCTTTGGGATTTTACTCCTTTGGCAAAAACATCGGCATCAAAGATGCAAGTTTAGATTTTGCAGTTATTTATTCTGATGTGCGTTGCCAAGCAGCAGCCGTTTTCACTCGGAATAATTTTCCTGGAGCTCCCATTTATGTTGGCCGAGACCATATCAAAGACGGATACTTACAAGCCATCGTCATCAATTCAAAAAATTCAAATGTTGCGACAGGTGAAAAAGGTATTCAAGATTCTTACCAAATTTGTGAAACATTGGCAAATTCACTTGGAATCAAAAAAGAAGATATCTTACCATCTTCAACAGGAGTGATTGGTGTCCCACTTCCGATTGAAAAAATCCTAACAGCTTGTTCGAATGCGAAAGAAAATCTAAAACCTGGAAATTTGGATGAAGTGGCAGAAGCCATCATGACAACTGATACCAAGAAAAAAATTTCCTATCGCACAATTTCACATGAAGGCAAAGAAGGAGTGATGTTTGGGATAGCCAAGGGTGCGGGTATGATCGAACCCAACATGGCAACAATGTTATCATATATCCTTTGTGATTATTTACCCGAATCAAATAACCTCAACGGAATTTTAAAACATGTGGTAGACCAAACTTATAATTGTATTACAATCGATTCGGACACTTCGACGAGTGATACAGTGGTACTAATGTGTTCTGGAAAACTCGGATCCATCCCTGATGATCAATTTGAATCTACTCTAAATGAAATTGCCACTGAACTTTCTAAAAAAATTGCGAGGGATGGAGAAGGTGCAAGTAAACTCATTGAACTAACTGTCACAAAAGGGAGAGATGAAAACCAAGTCACAAAGATTGGTAAATCAATTTTGAATTCACCACTTGTTAAAACTGCAATTTATGGAGGGGATCCCAATTGGGGGAGATTTATTATGGCAATCGGGAAAGTGTTTGATGAACCTATTCCATATGATCATCTAGAGATTCAATTAGGTGGAATTTCTGTAAAAGGTGCAAACAATGAAACAAAATCAAAGTTAGCCGAATACTTAAAATCGAACGAAGAAATTTTTATCACTGTGGAACTAAATACAGGAAACATTCAAAAAACATTTTGGAGTTGTGATTTCACCGAAGGTTACATCCAGGAAAACGCATATTACACTACATGA
- a CDS encoding HAMP domain-containing sensor histidine kinase, whose protein sequence is MRSFFSTLLLLNWGLLLVLLTLALGVFYIYDLVVPAVRPLILFGFVLITIFGTFYISTNIAMRITDPLATVEKKTKEINAGDFGVELSSPDIRELATLTSSINEMARRLKLQFLDLTVEKEKFNYLLQNLKEGVFAIDRNQKFLFLNRNISETLIQKNSQFKEFAPFIKNKELLSFISEKIKSGKEGKTEFQDGLHFYTARIYPIKSDAMVQLYIGVISDITEDRQNQMIREQFFQNASHELKTPITSIKGYAETLEYKLKLAPDSNERKFLDAILRNTDRLIRIVEDMLTVSRLENHKTVLNLTDVPIYDLVKNVSESLGVIYSQKKQYLVLDIPPELKVKADRLLLEDLLVNLISNASAYSPEGASVIVKASTTEESNVIQVIDQGIGISAEDAERIFERFFRVDTNRSRKEGGTGLGLSIVKHIARLHSGEVSVAPNPKGGSIFSFVFPKK, encoded by the coding sequence ATGCGTAGTTTTTTTTCTACACTACTTTTACTCAACTGGGGCCTACTACTTGTCCTACTGACACTTGCCCTAGGTGTATTTTATATTTATGATTTAGTGGTTCCTGCTGTCCGTCCGCTGATCCTTTTTGGATTTGTTCTCATTACCATTTTTGGAACTTTTTATATCTCCACCAACATTGCAATGCGGATCACTGACCCACTTGCCACTGTAGAGAAAAAAACAAAAGAAATCAATGCTGGTGATTTTGGTGTTGAGTTATCATCGCCTGATATCCGTGAGTTGGCAACTCTTACCTCTTCAATCAATGAAATGGCAAGGAGACTTAAATTACAATTTTTGGATCTCACTGTCGAAAAAGAAAAATTTAATTACCTTCTCCAAAACTTAAAGGAAGGAGTTTTTGCAATCGACCGAAATCAGAAATTCTTATTTTTGAATCGAAATATTTCAGAAACTCTCATTCAAAAGAATTCTCAATTTAAAGAATTTGCTCCGTTTATTAAAAACAAAGAACTACTAAGTTTTATATCTGAAAAAATAAAATCAGGAAAAGAAGGCAAAACTGAATTCCAAGATGGACTTCATTTTTATACAGCAAGAATTTATCCAATTAAATCGGATGCGATGGTCCAACTTTACATTGGAGTGATTTCAGATATCACAGAAGACCGACAAAATCAAATGATTCGGGAACAATTTTTTCAGAATGCATCTCATGAATTAAAAACACCTATCACATCGATCAAAGGTTATGCAGAAACGTTAGAGTACAAATTGAAATTGGCTCCCGATTCGAATGAGCGAAAGTTTTTAGATGCAATCCTAAGAAATACAGATCGATTGATTCGTATTGTTGAAGATATGTTAACTGTTTCGAGACTAGAAAACCACAAAACGGTATTGAATCTCACTGATGTTCCCATCTATGACTTGGTAAAAAATGTTTCTGAATCATTGGGTGTCATTTATTCCCAAAAAAAACAATATTTGGTATTGGATATTCCCCCTGAATTAAAGGTCAAAGCAGATCGTTTGCTCTTGGAAGATTTACTTGTGAATCTAATCTCGAATGCATCAGCATATAGTCCTGAAGGTGCTAGTGTGATCGTAAAAGCTTCCACGACAGAAGAATCTAACGTAATCCAAGTTATCGACCAAGGGATTGGAATTTCTGCGGAAGATGCCGAACGAATCTTTGAACGTTTTTTCCGCGTTGATACCAATCGCTCGAGGAAAGAGGGAGGCACGGGACTTGGGCTTTCGATCGTAAAACACATTGCAAGACTCCATTCAGGTGAAGTCAGTGTAGCACCCAATCCGAAAGGTGGTTCCATTTTCTCCTTTGTTTTTCCTAAAAAATAG
- a CDS encoding response regulator — MKILIVDDEEDIAGLIQFHLEEEGFQTEVCHNGMEVLPRLEKNLPDGIILDLMLPGIGGMDLCRRIKEKYPQIPILMVTAKTGETDVVLGLELGADDYIRKPFNIRELVARVRTVTRRTTDPNQEVQGTITTGKIQINPTAHKVFVEGTEIDLTLIEFKLLQLFAGNPGVAFSRDKLLDRIWGKDVFVTDRTVDVNIKRLRDKLLSEKERLETIRGVGYRFRDA, encoded by the coding sequence ATGAAAATACTGATCGTAGATGACGAAGAAGACATTGCAGGCCTTATCCAATTCCATTTGGAAGAAGAAGGTTTCCAAACGGAAGTTTGCCATAATGGAATGGAAGTCCTCCCTCGTTTAGAAAAAAACCTACCTGATGGAATCATCTTAGATTTAATGTTACCTGGAATTGGTGGGATGGATTTATGCAGACGTATCAAAGAAAAATACCCACAAATTCCGATCCTTATGGTGACTGCAAAAACGGGCGAAACTGATGTTGTCCTAGGTCTTGAACTAGGAGCCGACGATTATATCCGCAAACCATTCAATATCAGAGAACTAGTCGCTCGTGTAAGGACTGTAACTCGGCGTACAACTGACCCAAACCAAGAAGTCCAAGGTACCATCACGACTGGAAAAATCCAAATCAATCCGACTGCACACAAAGTATTTGTCGAAGGGACAGAAATTGATCTCACGCTGATTGAATTCAAATTATTACAATTGTTTGCTGGAAATCCAGGAGTGGCTTTTTCAAGAGATAAATTGTTAGATCGGATTTGGGGCAAAGATGTATTTGTTACGGATCGCACCGTAGATGTTAATATCAAACGACTAAGAGACAAATTACTCTCCGAAAAAGAACGACTCGAAACGATTCGCGGAGTCGGTTATCGATTCCGAGATGCGTAG
- a CDS encoding RNA polymerase sigma factor: protein MKRYQGMVYSQARKAFLSEEEAEDFTQEVFIKAYESLSLFRGEAQFSTWLFQIAKFRLTKVNKKKTHLITDWTDDVTTLADNSKPSVADVLDKEETHDILHSLIAKLPKSYQLPILLHYFENKPLKEISNDLNIKLNTIKSHISRGKELLRKWWSHEIEG from the coding sequence ATGAAACGGTACCAGGGAATGGTATATTCCCAAGCACGAAAGGCATTTCTTTCAGAAGAAGAAGCCGAAGATTTCACTCAAGAAGTATTTATCAAAGCATATGAATCTTTAAGTTTATTTCGTGGAGAAGCTCAGTTTTCAACTTGGTTATTCCAAATAGCCAAATTTCGCTTAACAAAAGTTAACAAAAAGAAAACACACTTAATCACTGATTGGACAGACGATGTAACAACGTTAGCGGACAATTCTAAACCTTCAGTGGCGGATGTATTAGATAAAGAAGAAACTCACGATATTTTACATTCTCTGATCGCAAAACTTCCTAAGTCATACCAGTTGCCTATCCTTTTGCATTATTTTGAAAACAAACCCTTAAAGGAAATTTCGAACGATCTCAACATCAAACTCAATACAATCAAAAGTCATATTTCGAGAGGAAAAGAACTTTTGAGGAAATGGTGGTCACATGAAATCGAAGGCTAA
- the aat gene encoding leucyl/phenylalanyl-tRNA--protein transferase, whose translation MTKRSFEQFFKNPRLWREDLIAVGGDFSVDRLLYAYTHGIFPWSEDPIRWYCLDPRAIFDINRVHFSKTVLRKVRQNKFRITFNEAFPIVMQACAYREKDNTWITPGFIDGYIELHKQGWAHSVEVWNADSILVGGVYGVAIGKFFAGESMFSFESDAGKIGLFHLFGKLRDSNFELFDTQQLNHVTWQLGAYEIPKLSYLDRLEKAVTNVVPWVIPPSRG comes from the coding sequence TTGACAAAAAGGAGTTTTGAACAATTTTTTAAAAACCCACGTTTATGGAGGGAAGATTTAATCGCAGTAGGGGGAGATTTTTCCGTTGATCGATTGTTATACGCATATACTCACGGAATTTTCCCTTGGTCTGAAGATCCGATTCGATGGTATTGTTTGGATCCTCGTGCCATATTTGATATCAACCGAGTTCATTTTTCTAAAACTGTCCTAAGAAAAGTCAGACAAAACAAATTCCGGATCACCTTTAACGAAGCCTTTCCAATTGTTATGCAAGCATGTGCTTATCGAGAAAAAGATAATACCTGGATCACTCCTGGATTTATCGATGGGTATATTGAGCTTCACAAACAGGGCTGGGCACATTCGGTGGAAGTTTGGAACGCAGACAGTATCCTTGTCGGCGGTGTATACGGGGTAGCGATTGGAAAATTCTTTGCTGGTGAAAGTATGTTTTCCTTTGAGTCAGATGCAGGGAAAATTGGACTTTTTCATTTGTTTGGCAAACTGAGAGATTCGAATTTTGAATTATTCGACACCCAACAACTCAATCATGTGACCTGGCAATTGGGTGCTTACGAAATTCCCAAATTATCGTATTTGGATCGTTTAGAGAAAGCCGTTACAAATGTTGTTCCTTGGGTCATTCCACCTTCACGCGGCTAA
- a CDS encoding DUF962 domain-containing protein has translation MEKKYKTLKDFFPFYLEEHSHPFNRALHFIGSSLALGCILGFIATGKLYILGLALVSGYFFAWVGHFFVEKNRPATFTYPIYSFISDWIMYFKMLTGRIDVEFAKIKSKHN, from the coding sequence ATGGAAAAGAAGTACAAAACACTCAAAGATTTTTTCCCATTCTATTTAGAAGAGCATAGTCATCCGTTTAACCGTGCGTTACATTTTATAGGCTCAAGCCTTGCACTCGGTTGTATTCTAGGATTTATTGCAACTGGTAAACTCTACATCTTAGGTTTGGCACTTGTTAGTGGGTATTTCTTTGCATGGGTAGGTCATTTTTTCGTCGAAAAAAATCGCCCAGCTACCTTTACTTACCCGATTTATTCCTTTATTTCGGATTGGATCATGTACTTTAAAATGTTAACGGGTCGCATTGATGTTGAATTTGCCAAAATTAAGTCAAAACATAATTAA
- a CDS encoding LIC10235 family protein has protein sequence MKPKSIKPDELNKIFSELKKGEESAIGSYLVKGVRLQISKYNLSGAERVQLLYKRRRAQGLCIVCGKKVTKKNPSTDQLYRLCEEHRNKIDKGSK, from the coding sequence ATGAAACCTAAATCGATTAAACCGGATGAGCTGAACAAGATTTTTTCCGAATTAAAAAAAGGAGAAGAGTCTGCCATCGGAAGTTATTTGGTAAAAGGAGTTCGTCTTCAAATCAGTAAATACAATTTATCAGGTGCCGAACGAGTTCAATTGTTATACAAAAGAAGAAGGGCACAAGGATTGTGTATTGTATGCGGAAAAAAAGTCACAAAGAAAAATCCATCTACAGATCAACTCTATAGACTCTGTGAAGAACACCGCAATAAAATTGATAAAGGTTCTAAATAA
- a CDS encoding DUF1289 domain-containing protein: MSRKSPCIKVCMMDPDSGLCAGCYRTIEEIGNWSSMTEEERESVWRELPQRKAGNSTI, from the coding sequence ATGTCTCGAAAATCACCATGTATTAAAGTATGTATGATGGACCCGGATTCTGGGCTTTGCGCCGGATGTTACCGAACCATTGAGGAAATTGGGAATTGGTCAAGTATGACCGAAGAGGAAAGGGAATCAGTTTGGCGGGAGCTCCCGCAACGAAAGGCGGGAAACTCTACCATTTAA
- the flgN gene encoding flagellar export chaperone FlgN — protein MLDWVESLRSLFTTEIDCYKRLLDLEGKKRAAIHVADGKTLESLVKESYHIMVEASELERIRMKTIEDVYEKEKFQKDESSITLTHFLNHMDRESNFKLKTFALELKKVVADLKDAIITNEKLLRTRKEFLQATVDSLQELSREKVYTSHKQPTRRGQSQKGAIILNATA, from the coding sequence ATGTTGGATTGGGTTGAATCACTAAGAAGTTTATTTACTACAGAAATAGACTGTTACAAGCGCCTTTTGGATTTGGAAGGCAAAAAAAGAGCGGCAATCCATGTTGCGGACGGCAAAACTCTCGAGTCCCTTGTCAAAGAAAGTTATCATATCATGGTCGAAGCCTCTGAACTCGAACGAATTCGGATGAAAACCATTGAAGACGTCTATGAAAAGGAAAAATTCCAAAAAGACGAATCATCAATCACACTGACTCATTTTTTAAACCATATGGACCGTGAGTCCAATTTTAAACTCAAAACCTTTGCATTGGAACTTAAGAAGGTTGTTGCCGACTTAAAAGATGCCATCATCACAAACGAAAAACTTCTTAGGACCAGAAAAGAATTTTTACAAGCAACCGTTGACTCGCTACAAGAGTTATCTCGTGAAAAAGTTTATACATCACACAAACAACCAACAAGGCGTGGGCAGAGCCAGAAAGGCGCGATCATTTTGAACGCGACTGCCTAG
- the flgK gene encoding flagellar hook-associated protein FlgK: protein MGSTFQGIEIGKRGLSVHQQAIQTTGHNISNADNKHYARQRVVMNSMDPIYDPAFNRAEVPGQIGQGVKISEIERVRDNFIDDRIIDSSSLKEYWGKKNDYLYQVETVFNEPTGTTLRSMMDQFWSSWEDLSNYPEETAHRAVVQEKAEALGSRMEDVYRKLSLLRDQSNREIEAKVNHLNTVAENIKSLNEKITKSQALGDNPNDLLDRRDELLQELAGMADITIGRSDEDELMVFIGQQILIQGQKVHKIDLVGNPNNDGLLDLKWSETGDTVLLRKGSIQALYEIRDRILVEKINAVDALAINAMDVINEIHKDGFGLNGKTNVNFFEQRALATNTFGEIDTDGDGLNDKTAVFRVTGRTSLDPDRPIGISGTMRFLKASPGGETEILVPYSKDDTLNAIIKRINRSETGVVAYMSHDNQLALKATTNPHDKKENFMIRHLEDSGELLVGLTGILTASGVSGSFDYRKVGEINKFQSNAQDITLTPMYHPSSFFKMSEDVRNNPANIAAARGKDVNGSGDYNSPNGQKDGSNALLIAAALREKPVMFDYSKTTDDFYNSLISRLGTEAREAKQEYTTQNELMVELENMRQSVMGVNLDEEMANMVQFQQSYNASARMISTLNEMLDTIINRLGV from the coding sequence ATGGGATCAACATTCCAAGGTATAGAAATCGGAAAACGAGGACTTTCGGTCCACCAACAAGCGATCCAAACCACAGGTCATAATATTTCCAACGCGGATAACAAACATTATGCGCGACAAAGAGTTGTCATGAATAGCATGGATCCCATTTATGATCCTGCGTTTAATCGTGCAGAAGTACCTGGCCAAATTGGCCAAGGTGTCAAAATCTCTGAAATTGAAAGAGTTCGTGATAACTTCATCGATGACCGTATCATTGATTCTTCATCTCTGAAAGAGTATTGGGGTAAAAAAAATGATTATTTGTACCAAGTAGAAACCGTTTTTAATGAACCTACAGGAACTACACTTCGTTCCATGATGGATCAGTTTTGGTCCTCTTGGGAAGACCTGTCGAACTACCCAGAAGAAACAGCTCACCGTGCTGTGGTTCAGGAAAAAGCAGAAGCACTTGGTTCACGGATGGAAGATGTTTACAGAAAACTTTCCCTTCTACGTGACCAATCCAACCGTGAAATTGAAGCGAAGGTCAATCATCTCAATACAGTTGCGGAAAACATAAAATCTCTCAATGAAAAAATTACCAAATCACAAGCATTAGGTGATAATCCAAATGATCTTTTGGATAGAAGAGATGAACTTTTACAAGAACTCGCTGGTATGGCAGACATTACCATTGGTCGTAGTGATGAAGATGAACTTATGGTATTCATAGGCCAACAAATCCTCATCCAAGGGCAAAAAGTTCATAAAATTGATTTGGTAGGAAATCCAAATAACGATGGACTTTTGGATTTGAAATGGTCAGAGACAGGTGATACGGTTCTCCTTCGCAAAGGAAGTATCCAAGCTTTATATGAAATCAGAGACCGGATCCTCGTTGAAAAAATCAATGCAGTAGATGCTCTTGCGATCAATGCCATGGATGTCATCAACGAAATCCATAAAGATGGATTTGGTCTCAATGGTAAAACCAATGTAAACTTTTTTGAACAAAGAGCACTTGCCACAAATACCTTTGGGGAGATTGACACTGATGGCGATGGTCTCAATGACAAAACCGCAGTGTTTCGTGTGACAGGTCGTACCTCTCTTGATCCCGATCGCCCGATTGGAATTTCAGGAACAATGCGTTTTTTAAAGGCAAGCCCTGGTGGTGAAACTGAAATTTTAGTTCCTTATTCGAAAGATGATACCTTAAATGCGATCATCAAACGAATCAATCGTTCAGAAACGGGAGTTGTTGCTTACATGTCGCATGACAACCAATTGGCGCTAAAAGCGACAACAAACCCTCACGATAAAAAAGAAAACTTTATGATTCGTCACTTAGAGGATTCTGGAGAACTCCTTGTGGGTCTCACTGGAATTTTAACTGCCTCTGGAGTATCGGGATCTTTTGATTATCGTAAGGTTGGTGAGATCAATAAATTTCAGTCAAACGCACAAGACATCACTCTCACACCGATGTATCACCCTTCATCATTCTTTAAAATGTCAGAAGATGTGAGAAATAATCCTGCAAACATTGCAGCGGCACGTGGTAAAGATGTCAACGGATCCGGTGATTATAATTCACCTAACGGCCAAAAGGACGGATCCAATGCACTTCTCATTGCAGCTGCCTTACGTGAAAAGCCAGTGATGTTTGATTATTCCAAAACAACGGATGATTTTTACAATTCACTCATTTCAAGGCTTGGAACAGAAGCACGGGAAGCGAAACAAGAATATACCACTCAAAATGAACTAATGGTTGAGTTGGAAAATATGCGTCAATCTGTAATGGGTGTAAACTTAGATGAGGAGATGGCCAATATGGTCCAGTTCCAACAATCGTACAATGCATCCGCTAGGATGATCTCAACTCTCAATGAAATGTTAGATACCATCATCAATAGGTTAGGTGTATAA